One Amycolatopsis sp. NBC_00355 genomic window carries:
- a CDS encoding TetR/AcrR family transcriptional regulator, with protein sequence MPSNVSGPESASSTPTELPLLGAPVRERADAARNRIRVLNAAETLFAEHGVDAVTMDDVATAAGVGKGTLYRRFGDKAGLAMALLDERERELQQRILTGPPPLGPDAPPTDRLAAFIEAYLELLDRQLDLVLLSETATTGARFRTGTHTLWRRHCHHLLETGGAPDPEIAADVLLAALSAEQVRHWLRDRGLSLEALTKSLAGLTRTWAPV encoded by the coding sequence ATGCCTTCGAACGTTAGCGGACCCGAGTCCGCTTCGTCAACGCCGACCGAACTGCCGCTACTCGGCGCGCCCGTACGCGAACGCGCCGACGCCGCCCGCAACCGGATCCGGGTACTCAACGCCGCCGAAACCCTCTTCGCCGAACACGGCGTCGACGCCGTGACCATGGACGACGTCGCCACCGCCGCCGGAGTCGGCAAAGGCACCCTCTACCGCCGCTTCGGCGACAAAGCCGGACTCGCCATGGCCCTGCTCGACGAACGCGAACGCGAACTGCAGCAACGCATCCTCACCGGACCACCCCCACTCGGCCCGGACGCCCCACCCACCGACCGGCTCGCCGCGTTCATCGAGGCCTACCTCGAACTCCTCGACCGGCAGCTCGACCTCGTCCTGCTGTCCGAAACCGCCACGACCGGCGCCCGGTTCCGCACCGGCACCCACACCCTCTGGCGGCGGCACTGCCACCACCTCCTCGAAACCGGCGGCGCCCCCGACCCGGAGATCGCCGCCGACGTCCTGCTGGCCGCCCTCTCGGCCGAACAAGTCCGGCACTGGCTGCGCGACCGCGGACTCAGCCTCGAAGCCCTCACGAAGTCACTCGCCGGACTGACCCGGACCTGGGCGCCCGTGTGA
- a CDS encoding GDSL-type esterase/lipase family protein, with amino-acid sequence MRRLRWYWGALVLVSVALLVGLFVFFGSESKPGQPQPRQGPPGTGPLTVVAMGDSTASGEGAGQYTPTTNGQAGDWCHRSPNAFVEKIAVPGITAHVNLACSGAPAGQVALGGVKQWTEGSQAQQLAALVKDHRVAAVVIAVGANDEPKFSNQVTDCFKAWFDPGGPPCSTALKQTWQSKVDAMVPKVTAAVTDVQKVLAQAGYVPADYQLILQSYAAPIGPDVPEELRSLNGCPFRVEDLRWISQTGIGVLSSGLKTAAQQTGARFLDLAKAGVKHEACSGGANPATEWFTRLTLQLADLSQADRAGHALQESFHPNAAGHTAIANCLTEFMATREGNASCLAGADGKLHAAPEVVAR; translated from the coding sequence ATGCGACGACTTCGGTGGTACTGGGGGGCGCTGGTCCTCGTCAGCGTGGCCCTCCTGGTGGGTTTATTCGTCTTCTTCGGCTCCGAAAGCAAACCCGGACAACCACAACCCCGCCAAGGCCCACCCGGCACCGGCCCCCTCACCGTCGTCGCGATGGGCGACAGCACCGCCTCCGGCGAAGGCGCCGGCCAATACACCCCCACCACCAACGGCCAAGCCGGCGACTGGTGCCACCGCTCCCCCAACGCCTTCGTCGAAAAGATCGCCGTCCCCGGCATCACCGCCCACGTCAACCTCGCCTGCTCCGGCGCACCCGCCGGCCAGGTCGCCCTCGGCGGCGTCAAGCAGTGGACCGAAGGCTCACAAGCCCAGCAGCTGGCCGCGCTCGTCAAGGACCACCGCGTCGCCGCCGTCGTGATCGCGGTCGGCGCCAACGACGAACCGAAGTTCTCCAACCAGGTCACCGACTGCTTCAAAGCCTGGTTCGACCCCGGCGGCCCGCCGTGCAGCACCGCGCTCAAGCAAACCTGGCAGTCCAAAGTGGACGCGATGGTCCCCAAGGTGACCGCCGCCGTCACCGACGTGCAGAAAGTACTGGCCCAAGCGGGTTACGTCCCCGCCGACTACCAGCTGATCCTGCAGTCCTACGCCGCCCCGATCGGCCCCGACGTCCCCGAAGAACTCCGCAGCCTCAACGGCTGCCCGTTCCGGGTTGAAGACCTGCGCTGGATCTCCCAGACCGGCATCGGCGTCCTCTCCTCCGGGCTCAAGACGGCCGCACAACAAACCGGCGCCCGGTTCCTGGACCTCGCCAAGGCCGGCGTCAAGCACGAAGCGTGCAGCGGCGGCGCGAACCCCGCGACCGAGTGGTTCACCCGCCTGACACTCCAGCTCGCCGACCTCAGCCAGGCCGACCGGGCGGGCCACGCGCTGCAGGAGTCGTTCCACCCCAACGCCGCCGGCCACACCGCGATCGCCAACTGCCTCACGGAGTTCATGGCCACCCGCGAAGGCAACGCCTCCTGCCTCGCGGGCGCGGACGGCAAGCTGCACGCGGCCCCGGAGGTCGTCGCCCGCTGA
- a CDS encoding Lrp/AsnC family transcriptional regulator yields the protein MTTGGLEPLDQSIVEELAADGRRSFTDLAERVGLSVSAVHQRVRRLEQRGVILGYTARLDGEQIGLPLTALISLTPNDPGAPDDYPQRIQHIKEIESCYSVAGDESYILLVRVQSPLALEDLLRRIREAAKVSTRTTVVLSTPFEGRSPTF from the coding sequence ATGACCACCGGTGGCCTGGAGCCGCTCGACCAGTCGATCGTCGAGGAACTCGCGGCCGACGGGCGCCGCAGCTTCACCGATCTGGCCGAGCGGGTCGGCCTCTCGGTGTCGGCGGTGCACCAGCGGGTGCGCCGGCTCGAGCAGCGCGGGGTGATCCTCGGGTACACCGCGCGGCTCGACGGTGAGCAGATCGGGCTGCCGCTGACGGCCCTGATCTCGCTGACGCCCAACGACCCGGGCGCGCCCGACGACTACCCGCAGCGGATCCAGCACATCAAGGAGATCGAGTCCTGCTACTCGGTGGCCGGCGACGAGTCCTACATCCTGCTGGTGCGCGTCCAGTCGCCACTGGCGCTGGAGGACCTGCTGCGCCGGATCCGGGAGGCCGCGAAGGTGTCGACCCGTACGACGGTCGTGCTCTCTACGCCGTTCGAGGGACGTTCGCCGACGTTCTGA
- a CDS encoding M24 family metallopeptidase — MSRRSLHTPAPDAAALRARLDRARTAAAAADTDALLIAPGSDLRYLIGQAGGSFERLTTLVVPADGTPALVVPKLEAPGYADVPTDELGVELLTWVDGDDPYKLVADRLGKTGRVAVSDFTPALHVLALRAALGEAEQTLAGPVVRELRMRKDAAEIASLRDAGAAIDRVHARVHEWLRAGRTEAEVGADIAAAIVEEGHVQADFVIVGSGPNGASPHHDVSGRVINKGDVVVVDIGGPLPAGYNSDSTRTYSVGTPRDADVVETYAVLQRAQAASVAAVKPSVTAEQVDAAARDVITEAGFGEYFIHRTGHGIGLDVHEEPYIIAGNTLPLEPGMAFSVEPGIYQAGRWGARIEDIVIVTADGVESVNNQPHELVVLDA; from the coding sequence ATGTCGCGCCGTTCCCTCCACACGCCCGCCCCCGACGCCGCAGCCCTTCGCGCCCGGCTGGACCGCGCCCGCACCGCCGCGGCCGCCGCGGACACCGACGCCCTGCTGATCGCGCCCGGCTCCGACCTGCGCTACCTGATCGGCCAGGCCGGTGGCTCGTTCGAGCGCCTCACCACCCTCGTCGTCCCGGCCGACGGGACGCCCGCGCTGGTCGTGCCGAAGCTGGAGGCGCCCGGCTACGCCGACGTGCCGACCGACGAGCTCGGGGTCGAGCTGCTGACCTGGGTGGACGGCGACGACCCGTACAAGCTCGTCGCGGACCGGCTCGGCAAGACCGGCCGGGTCGCGGTCAGTGACTTCACCCCGGCGTTGCACGTGCTGGCGCTGCGCGCGGCGCTCGGCGAGGCCGAGCAGACCCTGGCCGGCCCGGTCGTGCGTGAGCTGCGGATGCGCAAGGACGCCGCCGAGATCGCGTCGCTGCGGGACGCCGGCGCGGCCATCGACCGGGTGCACGCGCGGGTCCACGAGTGGCTGCGGGCCGGGCGCACCGAGGCCGAGGTCGGCGCGGACATCGCCGCGGCGATCGTGGAGGAGGGGCACGTCCAGGCGGACTTCGTGATCGTCGGGTCCGGTCCGAACGGCGCCAGCCCGCACCACGACGTCTCCGGCCGCGTCATCAACAAGGGTGACGTCGTGGTGGTCGACATCGGCGGTCCGCTGCCGGCCGGCTACAACTCCGACTCCACCCGTACCTACTCGGTCGGCACGCCGCGTGACGCCGACGTCGTCGAGACCTACGCCGTGCTGCAGCGTGCCCAGGCCGCCTCGGTCGCCGCGGTGAAGCCGAGTGTCACGGCCGAGCAGGTCGACGCCGCCGCGCGCGACGTCATCACCGAGGCCGGGTTCGGCGAGTACTTCATCCACCGCACCGGCCACGGCATCGGCCTGGACGTGCACGAGGAGCCCTACATCATCGCGGGCAACACGCTGCCGCTGGAGCCGGGCATGGCGTTCAGCGTCGAGCCGGGCATCTACCAGGCGGGCCGGTGGGGCGCCCGGATCGAGGACATCGTGATCGTCACGGCGGACGGCGTCGAGTCCGTCAACAACCAGCCGCACGAACTCGTTGTGCTGGACGCATGA
- a CDS encoding 5'-3' exonuclease, producing the protein MTGPLALLDSASLYFRSFFALPDSMRAADGTQVNAVRGFADTIARILTDRRPSRLVCCLDADWRPKFRTDLLPSYKAHRVAEETKGKAPDVEEVPDTLTPQVPIILEVLEAFGFATAEAAGYEADDVIGALAHREKKDAVEVITGDRDLFQLVRDEPTPASVIYVGKGWAKAEVLGPDEIAERYSVPRKTAGAAYADMSMMRGDPSDGLPGVAGIGEKTAAKLITEFGSLDALLKASAASDSRVPLKTRLRLADAADYLAVAPTVVRVAVDAPVEQSRPDKVPAKPADPDRVAELAERWNLGKSVDRLIEALPGS; encoded by the coding sequence GTGACCGGACCCCTTGCGCTGCTCGACTCCGCGAGCCTCTACTTCCGCTCGTTCTTCGCCCTGCCCGACTCGATGCGCGCCGCCGACGGCACCCAGGTCAACGCCGTGCGCGGGTTCGCCGACACGATCGCGCGGATCCTCACCGACCGGCGCCCGTCGCGGCTGGTGTGCTGCCTGGACGCGGACTGGCGGCCGAAGTTCCGGACCGATCTGCTGCCCAGTTACAAGGCCCACCGGGTGGCCGAGGAGACGAAGGGCAAGGCTCCCGACGTCGAAGAGGTGCCCGACACGCTGACGCCGCAGGTGCCGATCATCCTGGAGGTCCTGGAGGCGTTCGGGTTCGCCACCGCGGAGGCGGCGGGTTACGAGGCCGACGACGTCATCGGCGCGCTGGCCCACCGGGAGAAGAAGGACGCGGTCGAGGTCATCACCGGTGACCGCGACCTGTTCCAGCTCGTGCGCGACGAGCCGACCCCGGCGTCGGTCATCTACGTCGGCAAGGGCTGGGCGAAGGCCGAGGTGCTCGGCCCCGACGAGATCGCCGAGCGCTACAGCGTGCCCCGCAAGACCGCCGGCGCCGCGTACGCGGATATGTCGATGATGCGCGGCGACCCGTCGGACGGGCTGCCGGGTGTCGCCGGGATCGGTGAGAAGACCGCGGCCAAGCTGATCACCGAGTTCGGCTCGCTCGACGCGCTCCTGAAGGCCTCGGCGGCGAGCGATTCCCGCGTCCCGCTGAAGACGCGGCTGCGGCTGGCCGACGCCGCCGACTACCTGGCGGTCGCGCCGACCGTCGTCCGGGTCGCGGTCGACGCGCCCGTGGAGCAGTCCCGCCCCGACAAGGTGCCCGCCAAGCCCGCCGACCCGGACCGCGTCGCCGAACTGGCCGAGCGCTGGAACCTCGGCAAGTCCGTCGACCGGCTCATCGAGGCTCTGCCGGGTTCCTAG
- a CDS encoding GNAT family N-acetyltransferase encodes MTAFDVRPITEDERRSTFDLLGRALHSNRVSDEDWARYGESWPAEHKFAAFDGETPIGITSSYGTEIAVPGGRTLGVAAVDGVGVRADWTRRGVFSALMTAQLADVAARGLPLAALHASEPTIYGRAGYGSATLGKTAWIPRPAARLHERVPAAGSVRMLTPDEAVKEIPGLYQRIGLHRAGMMGRPDLWWAIAHDRLVGPDGHHVVVVHSGPDGDDGFAVYLTVDRRTLESPDEGVVLKVRELHAADPVARAALWRFLLSVDLVSGIRARFRPVDEPLAPMMADHRHAHTADVEDDLWLRLVDVATALDARAYRDVAPVVLAVTDRKLPANTGTYEVGPAGARRTGAAAHLTLDVDTLAMLYLGEWSASALAEAGRITVHDPAAAARADELFTTITAPWCGTYF; translated from the coding sequence ATGACCGCCTTCGACGTCCGCCCCATCACCGAAGACGAGCGGCGCAGTACGTTCGACCTGCTGGGCCGCGCGCTGCACAGCAACCGCGTCAGCGACGAGGACTGGGCCCGCTACGGGGAGTCGTGGCCGGCCGAGCACAAGTTCGCCGCGTTCGACGGCGAGACGCCGATCGGCATCACGAGCTCGTACGGCACCGAGATCGCCGTACCCGGCGGGCGCACGCTCGGCGTCGCCGCGGTCGACGGGGTGGGGGTGCGCGCCGACTGGACCCGCCGCGGTGTGTTCAGCGCGCTGATGACCGCACAGCTGGCCGATGTCGCCGCGCGCGGCCTGCCGCTGGCCGCGCTGCACGCGAGCGAGCCGACCATCTACGGCCGCGCCGGCTACGGCTCCGCGACGCTCGGCAAGACGGCCTGGATCCCGCGGCCCGCCGCGCGCCTGCACGAGCGCGTCCCGGCCGCCGGGAGCGTCCGGATGCTGACGCCGGACGAGGCCGTGAAAGAGATTCCCGGGCTGTACCAGCGGATCGGGCTGCACCGGGCCGGCATGATGGGCCGGCCGGACCTGTGGTGGGCGATCGCGCACGACCGGCTCGTCGGCCCGGACGGCCACCACGTCGTGGTCGTCCACAGTGGACCGGACGGGGACGACGGGTTCGCCGTCTACCTCACCGTCGACCGCCGCACCCTCGAGTCCCCGGACGAAGGCGTCGTGCTGAAGGTCCGCGAGCTGCACGCGGCCGACCCGGTCGCGCGCGCCGCGCTCTGGCGGTTCCTGCTGTCGGTGGACCTGGTCTCCGGGATCCGCGCCCGGTTCCGCCCGGTCGACGAGCCGCTCGCGCCGATGATGGCCGACCACCGCCACGCCCACACCGCCGACGTCGAGGACGACCTGTGGCTGCGCCTGGTCGACGTCGCCACCGCGCTCGACGCGCGCGCCTACCGCGACGTCGCTCCGGTCGTCCTGGCTGTGACCGACCGGAAGCTGCCCGCCAACACGGGCACCTACGAGGTCGGCCCGGCCGGCGCCCGTCGCACCGGCGCCGCCGCGCACCTGACGCTGGACGTCGACACGCTCGCGATGCTGTACCTGGGGGAGTGGAGCGCGTCCGCGCTGGCCGAAGCCGGCCGGATCACGGTCCACGACCCGGCCGCGGCGGCCCGGGCGGACGAGCTGTTCACCACGATCACCGCACCCTGGTGCGGCACGTACTTCTAG
- a CDS encoding DUF4333 domain-containing protein, translating to MTRRFLVVLGLCCVLAGTACDAPAEPVPTPVLPTRSTPVPASAPAKVLDPAAVGDGVRKILLESFRIADVDGVTCPAGQPVVIGRAFACTAEIGGTAKRVPITVLGTDGRYRVDPPG from the coding sequence TTGACCAGGCGTTTCCTCGTGGTTCTCGGCTTGTGCTGCGTGCTCGCCGGCACCGCCTGCGACGCGCCGGCCGAGCCGGTCCCGACGCCGGTGCTGCCGACGCGCAGCACGCCGGTGCCTGCGAGTGCGCCCGCGAAGGTGCTCGACCCGGCCGCGGTCGGCGACGGCGTCCGGAAGATCCTCCTCGAGAGCTTCCGCATCGCCGACGTCGACGGTGTGACCTGTCCCGCCGGTCAGCCGGTCGTCATCGGGCGGGCGTTCGCCTGCACGGCCGAGATCGGCGGTACGGCGAAACGGGTCCCGATCACCGTGCTCGGTACCGACGGCCGCTACCGCGTGGATCCGCCGGGCTGA
- a CDS encoding GNAT family N-acetyltransferase produces the protein MTDFEIRTLRDDEHRAASTLFRATVHVPPSDDKDWERAARAYQSGGTIGVFDPDFIGTARAFDAELTVPGGARLPMAGVTGVGVRADRTRRGVLRAMMATQLADFASRGVVFANLLASEALIYGRYGYGLATRSRTYSVDRHRARLRPDAPAAGEIELLELDDAVAGLPGVYERIEHRPGMMTRPEVLWRLYENHLRRSTDPVKAIVHHGPDGPDGYALYVVGGLQAHPWTKTLEVWDMFTGTPAALAGLWRFLLGIDLVDRIVAEERPLDEPVELILADHRRGNVDRVEDEHWLRLVDVPKALAAREYGHAAPVVVEVTDPLLPANSGTYRITPDGAERTDGPAALALDVTTLAMLYLGTWRASALADAGRIEVRDPAAPAAADVLFSTRVQSWCGSFF, from the coding sequence ATGACCGACTTCGAGATCCGGACGCTGCGCGACGACGAGCACCGCGCCGCGAGCACCCTCTTCCGCGCCACCGTGCACGTGCCGCCGTCCGACGACAAGGACTGGGAACGCGCCGCGCGCGCCTACCAGTCCGGCGGCACGATCGGGGTGTTCGACCCGGACTTCATCGGTACCGCCCGCGCGTTCGACGCCGAGCTGACGGTGCCGGGTGGCGCCCGGCTGCCGATGGCCGGCGTGACGGGTGTCGGTGTCCGCGCCGACCGGACGCGCCGCGGCGTGCTGCGCGCGATGATGGCCACCCAGCTGGCGGACTTCGCCTCGCGCGGCGTGGTGTTCGCGAACCTGCTCGCTTCCGAGGCGCTCATCTACGGCCGGTACGGCTACGGCTTGGCGACGCGCAGCCGGACCTACAGCGTCGACCGGCACCGCGCGCGGCTGCGGCCGGACGCGCCCGCCGCCGGGGAGATCGAGCTGCTGGAGCTGGACGACGCCGTCGCGGGGCTGCCCGGCGTCTACGAGCGCATCGAGCACCGGCCCGGGATGATGACCCGCCCGGAGGTGCTGTGGCGGCTCTACGAGAACCACCTCCGCCGCAGCACCGATCCGGTGAAGGCGATCGTGCACCACGGCCCGGACGGGCCCGACGGTTACGCCCTCTACGTCGTCGGCGGGCTGCAGGCCCACCCGTGGACCAAGACCCTGGAAGTGTGGGACATGTTCACCGGCACGCCGGCCGCGCTGGCCGGGTTGTGGCGGTTCCTGCTCGGCATCGACCTGGTGGACCGGATCGTCGCCGAGGAACGGCCGTTGGACGAGCCGGTCGAGCTGATCCTGGCCGATCACCGCCGGGGCAACGTCGATCGCGTCGAGGACGAGCACTGGCTGCGGCTCGTCGACGTCCCGAAGGCGTTGGCCGCCCGTGAGTACGGCCACGCCGCGCCGGTCGTCGTCGAGGTCACCGATCCGTTGCTGCCGGCCAACTCCGGCACCTACCGGATCACGCCGGACGGTGCCGAGCGCACCGACGGACCGGCCGCGCTCGCCCTCGACGTCACCACGCTCGCGATGCTCTACCTCGGCACCTGGCGCGCCTCGGCGCTCGCCGACGCCGGCCGGATCGAGGTCCGCGACCCGGCCGCCCCCGCGGCCGCCGACGTCCTGTTCAGCACGCGCGTCCAGTCGTGGTGCGGTAGCTTCTTCTGA
- a CDS encoding DUF4333 domain-containing protein, with the protein MSTPYGGNDPQQPQYGQQPGGAYPPSGPQEQPQWGQQQPQQPPYDPNQPQQPWGQPQQPQQPQQWGQQPGGYTPPQQPQWGQQPPPYGQQPGGGYPQSGPQAQPGYGQQPPGGQYPQSGPQAQPGYGQQPPGGQGQYDYGQQQFPGGAAAPEGEKPAKSKKGLLIGIVVLVVVVAVVGILGFVAPGFFKTQVFNNTQMQTDVQKLLSDTYKIDGVTGVTCPAEQKVEDGAKFECTATIGGKPQQIPITVKGDGGNYEVSPPATK; encoded by the coding sequence ATGAGCACGCCGTATGGCGGCAACGACCCACAGCAGCCCCAGTACGGGCAGCAGCCGGGCGGCGCGTACCCGCCGAGCGGCCCGCAGGAACAGCCCCAGTGGGGGCAGCAGCAGCCGCAACAGCCGCCGTACGACCCCAACCAGCCGCAGCAGCCGTGGGGTCAGCCGCAGCAGCCCCAGCAACCGCAGCAGTGGGGTCAGCAGCCCGGTGGGTACACCCCGCCGCAGCAGCCGCAGTGGGGCCAGCAGCCGCCGCCCTACGGGCAGCAGCCCGGTGGCGGGTATCCGCAGAGCGGACCGCAGGCGCAGCCCGGGTACGGCCAGCAGCCGCCCGGGGGGCAGTACCCGCAGAGCGGGCCGCAGGCCCAGCCCGGGTACGGGCAGCAACCGCCCGGGGGGCAGGGCCAGTACGACTACGGCCAGCAGCAGTTCCCCGGCGGCGCCGCCGCTCCCGAAGGGGAGAAGCCGGCGAAGTCGAAGAAGGGCCTGCTGATCGGCATCGTGGTGCTGGTCGTGGTGGTCGCGGTGGTCGGCATCCTCGGTTTCGTCGCACCCGGGTTCTTCAAGACGCAGGTCTTCAACAACACCCAGATGCAGACGGACGTGCAGAAGCTGCTCTCCGACACCTACAAGATCGACGGCGTCACCGGCGTCACCTGCCCGGCCGAGCAGAAGGTCGAGGACGGTGCGAAGTTCGAGTGCACCGCCACGATCGGCGGCAAGCCGCAGCAGATCCCGATCACGGTGAAGGGCGACGGCGGCAACTACGAGGTGTCCCCGCCCGCCACCAAGTAG
- a CDS encoding DEAD/DEAH box helicase, producing the protein MASSPSPSPAEAYAASARRGKHPQLTRFAAESSFEFDDFQIRGCEALEGGHGVLVCAPTGAGKTIVGEFAVHLALAEGRKCFYTTPIKALSNQKYGDLVARYGADAVGLLTGDTSINGNAQVVVMTTEVLRNMLYAKSSTITDLGYVVMDEVHYLADRFRGAVWEEVILHLPEHVRVVGLSATVSNAEEFGEWLVEVRGDTAVVVDEHRPVPLWQHMLVGNRLMDLFAGEDVHGPDAELRINPTLLRRTEEIGRQYAPAGFHGPRGARRGGPRMPRFRPPSRVDVVEQLDRAGLLPAIVFIFSRAGCDAAVTQCVRAGLRLNGPDEVEEIRRVIEDRTSELPEGDLGVLGYWEWREALERGIAAHHAGLLPAFKETVEELFVRGLVKAVFATETLALGINMPARTVVLERLVKYNGEAHVDLTPGEYTQLTGRAGRRGIDVEGHAVVSWQPGVDPKQVAGLASTRTYPLRSSFRPGYNMAVNLVAQVGAGQARDLLEQSFAQFQADRSVVGLARRIERNKEALKGYTNAVTGDFAEMLEYVELRAKMSAREKALSRQNTTVRRADTADSLEKLRKGDVIAVPAGRRAGLAVVVDPGLDPIREPRPVVVTEDRWSGPLSVADFPAPVEALGRIKLPKHIELRSPKTRRDIATTLRGAGISLPGRQKRRSGANEDGELAALRRALRSHPCHGLAEREANLRWVERYQRLAGETEQLERKVAATTHSLARAFDRILALLGERGYLGPESAGDGEDRVTEHGRRLTRLYSESDLLAAECIRNGVWENLGPAELAAVVSTLVFEARRDTAGEPRLPGGAVPEAWEETARLWVELTEDERRHRLDRTREPDAGFAWPVYRWARGESLEKVLTAAEANGQELSAGDFVRWSRQVIDLLDQIRDVLGRADPVGATAAEAVKALRRGVVAAGAA; encoded by the coding sequence GTGGCCAGTAGCCCTTCTCCTTCCCCGGCCGAGGCGTATGCGGCCTCCGCGCGCCGGGGGAAGCACCCCCAGCTGACCCGCTTCGCGGCGGAGTCCTCCTTCGAGTTCGACGACTTCCAGATCCGCGGGTGCGAGGCCCTCGAGGGCGGCCACGGTGTGCTCGTGTGCGCGCCCACCGGGGCCGGTAAGACGATCGTCGGCGAGTTCGCCGTGCACCTGGCGCTGGCCGAGGGCCGCAAGTGCTTCTACACCACGCCGATCAAGGCGTTGTCGAACCAGAAGTACGGCGACCTGGTGGCCCGGTACGGAGCGGACGCGGTGGGCCTGCTGACGGGGGACACCTCGATCAACGGCAACGCCCAGGTGGTCGTGATGACCACCGAGGTGCTGCGCAACATGCTCTACGCCAAGTCCTCGACGATCACCGACCTCGGGTACGTCGTGATGGACGAGGTCCACTACCTCGCCGACCGGTTCCGGGGCGCGGTGTGGGAAGAGGTGATCCTGCACCTGCCCGAACACGTCCGCGTGGTCGGGCTGTCGGCGACGGTCAGCAACGCCGAGGAGTTCGGCGAGTGGCTGGTCGAGGTGCGCGGGGACACGGCCGTCGTGGTGGACGAGCACCGGCCGGTGCCGTTGTGGCAGCACATGCTGGTGGGCAACCGCCTCATGGACCTGTTCGCCGGTGAGGACGTCCACGGCCCGGACGCGGAGCTGCGCATCAACCCGACCCTGCTGCGCCGCACCGAGGAGATCGGCCGGCAGTACGCGCCCGCGGGGTTCCACGGGCCGCGTGGCGCCCGGCGGGGCGGACCGCGGATGCCGCGGTTCCGGCCGCCGTCGCGGGTGGACGTCGTGGAGCAGCTGGACCGGGCCGGGCTGCTGCCCGCGATCGTGTTCATCTTCTCCCGGGCCGGCTGTGACGCCGCGGTCACCCAGTGCGTGCGGGCCGGGCTGCGGCTCAACGGGCCCGATGAGGTCGAGGAGATCCGCCGGGTCATCGAGGACCGCACGTCCGAGCTGCCCGAGGGCGACCTGGGCGTGCTGGGCTATTGGGAGTGGCGGGAGGCGCTGGAACGCGGCATCGCCGCGCACCACGCCGGGCTGCTGCCGGCGTTCAAGGAGACCGTCGAGGAGCTGTTCGTGCGCGGCCTGGTGAAGGCCGTGTTCGCCACCGAGACCCTCGCGCTCGGCATCAACATGCCGGCCCGCACGGTCGTCCTCGAGCGGCTGGTCAAGTACAACGGCGAGGCGCACGTCGACCTGACGCCGGGGGAGTACACCCAGCTGACCGGCCGGGCCGGGCGGCGCGGCATCGACGTCGAGGGCCACGCCGTGGTCTCGTGGCAGCCGGGGGTCGACCCGAAGCAGGTCGCCGGGCTGGCCTCGACACGGACCTATCCGCTGCGCTCGTCGTTCCGGCCGGGCTACAACATGGCGGTGAACCTGGTCGCCCAGGTCGGCGCGGGGCAGGCTCGTGACCTGCTGGAGCAGTCGTTCGCGCAGTTCCAGGCCGACCGGTCGGTGGTCGGCCTGGCCCGCCGGATCGAGCGGAACAAGGAAGCCCTCAAGGGGTACACCAACGCGGTGACCGGGGACTTCGCGGAGATGCTCGAGTACGTCGAGCTGCGCGCGAAGATGTCGGCGCGGGAAAAGGCCTTGTCGCGGCAGAACACCACCGTGCGGCGCGCGGACACGGCGGATTCGCTGGAGAAGCTGCGCAAGGGTGACGTCATCGCGGTGCCCGCGGGCCGGCGGGCCGGGCTCGCCGTGGTCGTGGATCCCGGGCTCGACCCGATCCGCGAGCCGCGCCCGGTCGTGGTGACCGAGGACCGGTGGTCCGGGCCGTTGTCGGTGGCGGACTTCCCGGCGCCGGTCGAGGCTTTGGGCCGGATCAAGCTGCCCAAGCACATCGAGCTGCGCTCGCCGAAGACCCGTCGCGACATCGCGACGACGTTGCGCGGTGCCGGGATTTCCTTGCCCGGCAGGCAGAAGCGGCGGTCGGGGGCCAATGAGGACGGTGAGCTGGCGGCGCTGCGGCGGGCGTTGCGGTCGCACCCGTGCCACGGTCTGGCCGAGCGGGAAGCCAACCTGCGCTGGGTGGAGCGGTACCAGCGGCTGGCCGGCGAAACCGAGCAGCTGGAGCGGAAGGTCGCGGCGACCACGCACTCGCTGGCCCGCGCGTTCGACCGGATCCTCGCTTTGCTGGGGGAGCGCGGTTACCTCGGACCGGAGTCCGCGGGTGACGGCGAGGACCGGGTCACCGAGCACGGCCGCCGGCTGACCCGGCTGTACAGCGAGTCGGATCTGCTGGCCGCGGAGTGCATCCGCAACGGCGTGTGGGAGAACCTCGGTCCGGCCGAGCTGGCCGCGGTCGTCTCGACGCTGGTGTTCGAGGCGCGCCGGGACACGGCGGGGGAGCCGCGGTTGCCCGGTGGCGCGGTGCCCGAGGCGTGGGAAGAGACCGCGCGGCTGTGGGTGGAGCTGACCGAGGACGAGCGGCGGCACCGGCTCGACCGCACGCGGGAGCCGGACGCCGGGTTCGCGTGGCCGGTCTACCGGTGGGCGCGTGGTGAGTCGCTGGAGAAGGTGCTCACGGCGGCCGAGGCGAACGGCCAGGAGCTGTCGGCGGGGGACTTCGTGCGCTGGTCGCGTCAGGTGATCGACCTGCTCGACCAGATCCGCGACGTGCTGGGCCGGGCGGACCCGGTGGGCGCGACGGCCGCCGAGGCGGTCAAGGCGCTGCGCCGCGGTGTGGTCGCCGCGGGTGCGGCGTGA